The following proteins are co-located in the Pseudoalteromonas sp. N1230-9 genome:
- a CDS encoding M17 family metallopeptidase produces the protein MAYPHAMSAPQIADADHDALIIISDDFSSLANQNLSQAITTHQAVDARIGKQVTLLVIDSKRVILAPTGPLNRDYDDVRRYFDAAKQGILEAKASGSTKPALYLPQASQDGRYQHALEVAFLGACQALWQPLEAREFHGQSIEPISQISLIGANEQTTKAVNAIAAGQYAARDLCGTEPERMAPPRFADYCVELFAGSKVSVEVISDINTIDKDYPMMSTVARASYAVERHHPRVVKLEYVPEGDVERTLMFVGKGLVYDTGGADLKVGGFMAGMSRDKGGAASVAGFMKSVADFAPKGVKVIAYLAVVRNSIGSDCFVPDEIITSREGVRVRIGNTDAEGRLAMGDLLSEMKDRALNEVNPELFTVATLTGHAARAMGPYSAYVENGPARQANISRKLADLGDLWADGAEVSRSRREDYDFIRPRTLADDVLSSNNAASAVTARGHQFPMAFLAIVGGLDKHGTESAQPLPYVHMDIAGSGVEGGDWQHGKPTAATVSSLFARYCL, from the coding sequence ATGGCATACCCTCATGCAATGTCAGCACCTCAGATTGCTGATGCAGATCACGATGCATTAATTATTATCAGTGATGACTTTTCTTCTTTAGCTAATCAAAACTTAAGCCAAGCAATTACTACACATCAAGCTGTTGATGCGCGTATTGGTAAGCAAGTTACACTACTTGTGATTGATTCTAAACGTGTAATTTTAGCACCAACAGGTCCACTTAATCGCGACTATGACGATGTACGTCGTTATTTTGATGCTGCAAAGCAAGGTATATTAGAAGCCAAAGCATCAGGTAGCACTAAACCAGCTTTGTATTTACCACAAGCAAGCCAAGATGGGCGTTATCAACATGCACTTGAGGTGGCTTTTTTAGGTGCATGTCAGGCATTGTGGCAACCGCTTGAAGCGCGAGAATTTCATGGGCAATCCATTGAGCCTATTAGTCAAATTAGCCTTATTGGCGCAAATGAGCAAACAACGAAAGCTGTGAATGCGATTGCAGCGGGTCAATATGCTGCGCGTGATTTATGTGGTACTGAGCCTGAGCGCATGGCACCACCACGTTTTGCAGATTACTGCGTTGAGTTATTTGCAGGCAGCAAGGTGTCTGTTGAGGTGATTTCAGATATCAACACTATCGACAAAGATTACCCAATGATGAGCACGGTAGCACGTGCTTCTTACGCTGTTGAGCGCCATCACCCACGCGTTGTGAAACTAGAATATGTACCTGAAGGCGACGTTGAGCGTACCTTGATGTTTGTTGGTAAGGGTTTAGTTTACGATACCGGTGGTGCAGACCTTAAAGTGGGTGGCTTTATGGCAGGTATGAGCCGCGATAAGGGCGGTGCAGCTTCGGTTGCTGGCTTTATGAAATCAGTTGCTGATTTTGCTCCAAAAGGCGTAAAAGTGATTGCTTATTTAGCTGTGGTTCGTAATTCGATTGGTTCTGATTGTTTTGTTCCAGATGAAATTATTACGAGTCGTGAAGGTGTTCGTGTTCGAATCGGTAACACAGATGCTGAAGGTCGTTTAGCTATGGGTGACTTACTAAGCGAAATGAAAGACCGTGCGTTAAACGAAGTAAATCCAGAGTTATTCACCGTGGCGACTTTAACAGGCCATGCAGCACGAGCAATGGGGCCTTATAGTGCTTATGTTGAAAATGGCCCTGCACGCCAAGCTAATATTTCACGTAAGCTTGCTGATTTAGGTGACTTATGGGCCGATGGTGCAGAAGTATCTCGCAGCCGCCGTGAAGATTATGACTTCATTCGCCCTCGCACGTTAGCTGACGATGTACTTTCAAGTAATAACGCTGCGTCAGCTGTAACTGCTCGTGGTCATCAGTTCCCAATGGCATTCTTAGCGATTGTTGGTGGCTTAGATAAACATGGCACTGAATCAGCGCAACCATTACCTTATGTTCATATGGATATCGCAGGTAGCGGCGTAGAAGGTGGCGATTGGCAGCATGGCAAGCCAACCGCTGCAACAGTTAGTAGCTTATTTGCACGTTATTGTTTGTAA
- a CDS encoding substrate-binding periplasmic protein yields the protein MKRLMLSVLFIFSSFSCFAKSYYFVGSHFPAILEPNPQGDATGLGADIVHEICRRLGHTVIIDVMPLKRALKMVEQGKADAIIGPYKSLLREQYILYSELPFYEDPIVFYTKPSNSVTWLGNFASLKKDVIGVIRGWDYGQEFKRYESSLSLSEVASVQASFLQLMYDRVDLLLAHPRAAKPVIERLGIAEDVIMLSPLLTVNQGYFGFSKQRELGRFIDEFNREFHNMLISGDIVKLNNKYGLSFVAH from the coding sequence GTGAAGAGATTAATGCTTTCAGTACTTTTTATTTTTAGCTCCTTTTCGTGTTTTGCTAAAAGTTATTACTTTGTAGGGAGCCATTTTCCCGCAATTTTGGAGCCCAATCCCCAAGGAGATGCTACCGGACTGGGTGCTGATATTGTTCATGAAATATGTCGGCGTTTAGGGCATACCGTAATTATCGATGTGATGCCATTGAAGCGAGCGTTGAAAATGGTTGAGCAAGGGAAGGCTGATGCGATTATTGGACCTTACAAGTCGCTGCTTCGCGAGCAATATATTCTGTACAGTGAACTGCCTTTCTATGAGGATCCTATTGTATTTTATACTAAACCGAGTAACTCAGTTACTTGGCTTGGCAACTTCGCCAGTTTAAAAAAAGACGTAATAGGTGTAATTCGAGGTTGGGATTACGGTCAAGAGTTTAAGCGTTATGAATCGAGTTTGTCACTCTCTGAGGTGGCGAGTGTGCAAGCAAGCTTTTTACAGTTAATGTACGATAGAGTTGATTTGCTTCTGGCTCATCCACGTGCGGCAAAGCCTGTAATAGAAAGATTAGGGATTGCTGAAGACGTTATTATGCTTTCGCCCTTGCTAACTGTTAATCAAGGCTATTTTGGTTTTTCTAAACAACGAGAGTTAGGTCGTTTTATTGATGAGTTTAACCGAGAGTTTCATAACATGTTGATAAGTGGCGATATCGTAAAGTTAAACAACAAGTATGGACTCAGTTTTGTTGCTCATTAA
- a CDS encoding HIT domain-containing protein — MENTHTPFSLAKELQRDCIELADWPLCKVLLMNDSQYPWFILVPREAGVKEIIDLSEQQQIMLLQESAKLSKLLQQVFSPDKLNVAALGNMVPQLHIHHIARFKSDAAWPAPVWGKLPAIPYSDQQISALKAHF; from the coding sequence ATGGAAAATACCCACACGCCGTTTTCTCTGGCCAAAGAATTACAGCGCGACTGTATCGAACTTGCTGATTGGCCACTGTGTAAAGTATTGCTGATGAATGACAGCCAATATCCGTGGTTTATTTTAGTGCCAAGAGAGGCGGGTGTTAAAGAGATCATCGACCTGTCTGAACAGCAACAAATTATGTTACTTCAAGAATCTGCTAAGTTAAGTAAGCTGCTTCAACAGGTATTTAGTCCTGATAAGCTGAATGTTGCTGCACTGGGTAACATGGTACCGCAATTACATATTCATCATATTGCGCGTTTTAAAAGCGATGCCGCATGGCCCGCACCTGTATGGGGAAAGTTACCTGCTATACCTTATAGCGATCAGCAAATTTCAGCACTTAAAGCGCATTTTTAA
- a CDS encoding HDOD domain-containing protein, producing the protein MSTENALLTILVDRINNDTLVLPTLPEVAVKVRQAADDPNVNLMQMADVIAHDPALSARMIKVANSAFMGRSVKVTNLHQAVTRIGLRQIKNIATAMAMEQLFVSHNELIKGYMDKAWQKTLKVACHSITLMDFFLHMNKHTSLNRDTITLASLVYNIGVLPILTEAEKHPEVFANPSFLAHAIQKLGGKVGGAIMRAWGFTDEFVEVAESWANPNYRPEHICYVDFIRIGAILEGILQVSDKSAALQMYVDKGVIESLDMFNTDEYHNMLNEVKAVFTD; encoded by the coding sequence ATGTCAACAGAGAATGCTTTACTGACCATTTTGGTCGACAGAATAAATAATGACACGTTAGTGTTACCTACCTTACCGGAAGTTGCTGTCAAAGTTAGACAAGCGGCGGATGATCCGAATGTAAATTTAATGCAGATGGCGGATGTCATTGCACATGATCCTGCTTTATCGGCAAGAATGATTAAAGTGGCCAACAGTGCATTTATGGGACGCTCAGTGAAGGTCACAAATTTACATCAAGCGGTAACACGTATTGGTTTAAGGCAAATTAAGAATATTGCTACGGCAATGGCCATGGAACAGCTTTTTGTTTCACATAATGAGTTAATTAAAGGTTATATGGATAAAGCATGGCAAAAGACGCTTAAAGTTGCCTGCCATTCAATTACCTTAATGGACTTCTTTTTACATATGAATAAGCACACGTCATTGAATCGAGATACCATTACACTCGCTTCGTTGGTTTATAACATTGGCGTGCTACCCATTCTTACTGAAGCTGAAAAACACCCCGAAGTATTTGCCAATCCTAGTTTTCTTGCCCACGCCATTCAAAAGCTAGGGGGGAAGGTCGGCGGTGCTATCATGCGAGCATGGGGCTTCACTGATGAGTTTGTTGAAGTTGCTGAAAGCTGGGCAAATCCTAATTACCGCCCTGAGCATATTTGTTACGTGGATTTTATCCGTATTGGTGCGATTCTGGAGGGAATTTTACAAGTTTCAGATAAATCGGCTGCGTTGCAAATGTATGTTGATAAAGGGGTCATTGAGTCTCTGGATATGTTCAATACTGATGAGTACCACAATATGCTCAATGAGGTTAAGGCTGTTTTTACCGACTAA
- a CDS encoding carbon starvation CstA family protein produces the protein MQSVVIVLLGIIGMLFGWFFYSKFIAEKIFKMDDNFVTPAHELEDGVDYVPTNKVVLWGHHFTSVAGAAPIVGPAIAVYWGWVPAVLWVVFGTIFFAGVHDMGALWASARNKGKSMGALSETVIGKRTRALFMIVVFLVLLMVNAVFGVVIAKSFVSQPNAVFPAWAAIVVALVIGQLLRRKVSLIPLCFVGVGILYYTIYLGSGMPIALPDEMFGLSANANWIIILFIYAAIASLLPVWMLLQPRDFINGMQLLVGLVLLYGAVFISMPDITAPAFNTQTAVDTPSIIPLLFVTIACGAVSGFHGIVSSGTSSKQLNKETDGRFVGYLGAVGEGMLALITLVAVSGVALAVSPEEWHEIYSHLGAGSVSAFINGGANLIESGWGLSNEIASTLLAVMVVLFAGTTMDSGVRLQRYIIQEWGDIYNISIIRNGVIATLIAVLCCLLLAFGAGGADGSGGMIIWPLFGSTNQILASLTLLVISVMLIKANRPAKYTLIPMSFVLVMAFFAGVIKLGEYYQQGNWLLVTLDVLVLVISVLVMLEAWSVIVKHRNDNKQVTEQ, from the coding sequence CGTGATCGTGCTGCTCGGAATAATCGGTATGTTGTTCGGATGGTTTTTCTATTCGAAATTCATCGCCGAGAAGATTTTCAAAATGGATGATAATTTTGTCACACCCGCTCATGAACTTGAAGATGGTGTTGACTATGTGCCTACAAACAAGGTTGTGTTGTGGGGCCATCATTTTACTTCAGTGGCAGGTGCTGCGCCGATAGTCGGCCCAGCGATTGCTGTATACTGGGGCTGGGTACCTGCTGTACTTTGGGTTGTATTTGGTACTATTTTCTTCGCTGGTGTGCATGACATGGGCGCTTTGTGGGCCAGTGCCCGCAATAAAGGCAAGTCAATGGGGGCACTGTCTGAGACGGTGATAGGTAAACGCACCCGTGCGTTATTTATGATTGTGGTATTTTTAGTACTGCTAATGGTCAACGCTGTATTTGGCGTTGTTATTGCCAAGTCATTTGTGTCACAACCAAATGCTGTTTTTCCTGCTTGGGCTGCCATTGTTGTTGCTTTAGTTATTGGTCAGTTATTAAGACGTAAAGTGTCTTTAATCCCACTTTGCTTTGTTGGTGTGGGGATACTTTATTACACCATTTATCTAGGAAGCGGAATGCCAATTGCTTTACCTGACGAAATGTTTGGTTTAAGCGCAAATGCGAACTGGATTATTATTTTATTCATTTATGCTGCTATCGCTTCACTTCTACCTGTATGGATGCTGCTGCAACCACGCGACTTTATTAATGGTATGCAACTACTGGTTGGTTTAGTCCTGCTATATGGTGCGGTATTTATTTCTATGCCAGATATCACAGCGCCTGCATTTAATACCCAAACTGCGGTGGATACGCCAAGTATTATTCCGCTGCTATTTGTTACTATTGCCTGTGGTGCGGTGTCTGGTTTCCACGGTATCGTGTCATCAGGCACGAGCTCTAAACAGCTAAATAAAGAAACCGATGGCCGTTTCGTTGGTTATTTAGGTGCCGTGGGCGAAGGCATGCTAGCGTTGATTACCTTAGTTGCGGTAAGTGGTGTTGCGCTTGCTGTTTCGCCTGAAGAGTGGCATGAAATTTACAGTCATTTAGGGGCTGGTAGTGTCAGTGCATTTATTAATGGCGGTGCTAACTTAATTGAAAGTGGCTGGGGCTTATCAAACGAGATAGCTTCAACATTACTTGCCGTGATGGTTGTGTTATTCGCTGGTACAACGATGGATTCGGGTGTGCGTCTACAGCGTTATATTATCCAAGAATGGGGTGATATTTATAACATCAGTATTATTCGCAATGGTGTGATTGCAACCTTAATTGCCGTACTGTGTTGCTTACTACTCGCTTTTGGTGCTGGTGGCGCTGATGGCAGTGGCGGTATGATTATTTGGCCTTTATTTGGTTCTACTAACCAGATCCTTGCAAGCTTAACGTTACTGGTTATTTCTGTGATGTTAATTAAAGCTAATCGCCCTGCAAAATATACACTGATCCCGATGAGCTTTGTGCTAGTGATGGCGTTTTTTGCTGGCGTAATAAAACTGGGTGAATACTATCAGCAAGGTAACTGGCTGTTAGTTACCCTTGATGTTTTAGTGCTTGTAATTAGCGTTCTGGTGATGTTAGAAGCGTGGTCTGTGATCGTTAAGCATCGTAACGATAATAAGCAAGTTACAGAGCAGTAA
- a CDS encoding dipeptidyl-peptidase 3 family protein: MTLNKISQALILSGAVFLGACSNEQATTSQTKPTAQQTKQITEENNPQLINADKSRLDIYTDFTLTSDLSHLSDNQKQMVGKLIDASKIMDQLFWHQAFGENKDAFLAKINDEKVQKFADINYGPWDRLNGDKVFLSGYEEKPLGAGFYPSDITKEELNSANVEDKTGLYSVIKRDENGKLYSVAYSVEYAQELEKAANLLREASKLADDKEFANYLSMRADALVSDDFQPSDFAWMDMKNNPIDVVIGPIETYEDQLFGYRAAYESYVLIKDLAWSERLAKFAAFLPELQKGLPVADKYKQEVPGSDADLNAYDVVYYAGHSNAGSKTIAINLPNDEQVQLEKGTRRLQLKNAMRAKFDKILVPISEQLIVPEQRKHITFDAFFANTMFHEVAHGLGIKNTLTGKGTVRQSLQEHASALEEGKADILGLYMVEQLLKKGEITDGTLEDYYITFMAGIFRSVRFGASSAHGKANMIRFNFFAEEGAFSKNADGLYSVNMEKMSQAMEKLSRLILTIQGDGDYQKVDQLIATHGEIKAELAKDLEKLSQANIPVDVTFKQGKDVLGLD, encoded by the coding sequence ATGACATTAAATAAAATTAGCCAAGCACTTATCTTATCAGGTGCTGTTTTTCTTGGCGCATGCTCTAATGAGCAAGCAACCACTTCTCAAACTAAGCCTACAGCACAACAAACAAAGCAAATTACTGAAGAAAATAATCCTCAACTTATCAATGCTGACAAGAGTCGTTTAGATATTTATACAGACTTTACACTTACATCAGACTTAAGCCACTTAAGTGACAATCAAAAACAAATGGTTGGTAAGCTAATTGATGCATCAAAAATCATGGATCAACTATTTTGGCATCAAGCATTTGGTGAGAACAAAGACGCATTTTTAGCAAAAATTAATGATGAAAAAGTTCAGAAATTTGCAGATATCAACTACGGCCCTTGGGATCGTTTAAATGGCGATAAAGTATTTTTATCTGGCTACGAAGAAAAGCCACTAGGCGCAGGTTTTTACCCAAGCGATATCACTAAAGAAGAATTAAATAGCGCAAATGTTGAAGACAAAACAGGCCTTTATTCTGTAATTAAGCGTGATGAAAATGGCAAACTTTATAGCGTTGCATACTCTGTAGAATATGCACAAGAGCTTGAAAAAGCTGCGAACTTACTACGTGAAGCAAGTAAACTTGCTGACGACAAAGAATTTGCAAACTACTTAAGCATGCGTGCCGATGCCCTAGTAAGTGATGATTTCCAACCATCTGACTTTGCGTGGATGGATATGAAAAATAACCCAATTGATGTTGTTATAGGTCCTATCGAAACTTACGAAGATCAGCTATTTGGTTATCGCGCCGCCTATGAATCTTATGTACTTATTAAAGACCTTGCTTGGAGCGAGCGCTTAGCTAAGTTTGCTGCTTTTCTACCTGAGTTACAAAAAGGCTTACCTGTTGCAGACAAGTACAAACAAGAAGTACCCGGCTCAGATGCAGACCTAAATGCTTATGATGTTGTGTACTATGCTGGCCACTCAAATGCGGGTAGTAAAACAATTGCTATCAACCTGCCAAATGACGAGCAAGTTCAATTAGAAAAAGGCACACGTCGCTTACAGCTGAAAAATGCAATGCGCGCTAAGTTCGATAAAATCTTAGTGCCAATTTCAGAGCAATTAATCGTTCCAGAGCAACGTAAGCACATCACCTTTGATGCATTTTTTGCTAACACCATGTTCCACGAAGTAGCCCATGGTTTAGGCATTAAAAACACCCTTACAGGTAAAGGGACAGTTCGCCAATCACTACAAGAGCATGCCAGTGCCCTTGAAGAAGGTAAAGCAGATATCCTAGGGCTTTACATGGTTGAACAGCTACTTAAAAAAGGCGAAATCACTGACGGAACATTAGAAGATTATTACATCACCTTCATGGCTGGTATCTTCCGCTCAGTGCGTTTTGGTGCATCAAGTGCCCACGGTAAAGCAAATATGATCCGCTTTAACTTCTTTGCTGAAGAAGGTGCGTTTTCTAAAAATGCGGACGGCTTATACAGCGTTAACATGGAGAAAATGAGTCAAGCAATGGAAAAACTTTCGCGCTTAATCTTAACGATTCAAGGTGACGGTGATTACCAAAAAGTTGATCAGTTAATCGCAACTCATGGTGAGATTAAAGCTGAGCTTGCTAAAGATTTAGAAAAGCTAAGCCAAGCAAATATCCCTGTTGATGTAACCTTCAAGCAAGGTAAAGACGTATTAGGTTTAGACTAA
- a CDS encoding methyl-accepting chemotaxis protein, whose amino-acid sequence MNYLRRFTILQRLAMLVSVVVIGLIFLSISSLTQQYESLEQEQYIKTQNLVESAHSIIEHNYALFTEGKLSEEQAKQAALQTISALRYDNNNYFWINDYQPVMVMHPFKPELNGKSLAGSKDPDGVLLFVDMVNIVKKQGEGFIPYKWPKPGKDQPVDKIAYVKGFAKWQWIVGSGVYIDTIEEAFASLRNHVIITAVIIIALLTALSYLIANSILRPTQLAADMMKDISQGEGDLTQQLDENGNDEVSRLSRYFNLYTAKMRESLKHVAHNAQQVNQYAHNVDDASKTNLSFIELQNDSSTQVATAMEQMTHQIHDVSQNAEQAEHAANEASHNAENGKQVLNKTITAIETLSHNIEQVSQATADLAAESNNIGSVLDVIRSIAEQTNLLALNAAIEAARAGEQGRGFAVVADEVRTLASRTGKSTDEIQAMISKLQTGAQAAVDAVSASQQLSSDTVLQAGEANTSLTEIERLVSVIKDMNSQIARATEQQTSAADEVNLRINELSQSTEQSLSNTQGLSNDSENLKQSSQALSDVVNRFKLD is encoded by the coding sequence ATGAATTATTTACGCCGCTTTACTATTTTACAACGTCTTGCCATGTTGGTGAGCGTAGTAGTGATTGGTCTTATCTTTTTAAGCATATCAAGCTTAACGCAACAATATGAATCTTTAGAACAAGAACAATACATCAAAACCCAAAACCTAGTTGAATCAGCTCATAGTATTATTGAACATAACTATGCACTTTTTACAGAAGGCAAACTCAGCGAAGAACAAGCAAAACAAGCTGCCTTACAAACTATTTCTGCACTACGTTACGACAACAACAATTATTTTTGGATTAATGACTACCAACCAGTTATGGTGATGCATCCATTTAAACCAGAACTAAATGGTAAATCGCTTGCGGGCAGTAAAGATCCTGATGGCGTACTGTTATTTGTCGATATGGTCAATATTGTCAAAAAGCAAGGTGAAGGATTTATCCCTTACAAGTGGCCAAAGCCTGGGAAAGATCAACCCGTCGATAAAATTGCCTATGTTAAAGGGTTTGCTAAGTGGCAATGGATTGTTGGCTCAGGTGTCTATATCGATACCATAGAAGAAGCATTCGCTTCACTACGAAACCACGTCATTATCACTGCCGTGATCATTATCGCCTTGTTAACGGCGCTCAGTTACCTCATTGCAAATAGCATTTTACGGCCAACGCAGCTTGCTGCAGACATGATGAAAGACATTTCTCAAGGAGAAGGTGACTTAACTCAGCAACTTGATGAAAATGGTAATGATGAAGTATCACGGTTATCGCGCTACTTTAATCTTTACACAGCTAAAATGCGTGAATCGCTCAAGCATGTTGCACATAATGCCCAGCAAGTGAACCAATACGCTCACAATGTCGATGATGCCAGTAAGACCAACCTGTCATTTATAGAGCTTCAAAATGACAGTTCAACTCAAGTGGCTACAGCAATGGAGCAAATGACGCATCAAATCCACGATGTTAGTCAAAATGCCGAACAAGCCGAGCATGCAGCCAATGAAGCATCCCACAACGCTGAAAATGGCAAGCAAGTACTGAATAAAACCATCACAGCGATAGAGACATTGTCACATAATATTGAGCAAGTCAGTCAAGCGACCGCAGACCTTGCTGCCGAAAGTAACAATATAGGCTCTGTACTTGATGTGATTCGCAGTATCGCCGAGCAAACCAACCTACTGGCGCTGAACGCAGCTATAGAAGCAGCTCGTGCTGGTGAACAAGGCCGCGGCTTTGCTGTTGTCGCTGATGAAGTGCGTACCCTTGCCAGCCGCACAGGCAAGAGCACTGATGAAATTCAAGCCATGATCAGTAAATTACAAACCGGTGCCCAAGCCGCTGTTGATGCAGTTTCAGCAAGTCAGCAGCTTTCGAGCGATACCGTGCTACAAGCTGGTGAAGCGAACACATCGCTAACAGAAATTGAGCGTTTAGTGAGTGTAATTAAAGACATGAACAGCCAAATAGCACGCGCCACAGAGCAACAAACAAGCGCAGCAGATGAGGTAAATTTACGAATAAATGAACTTTCACAGTCAACAGAGCAATCCCTATCAAATACTCAAGGGTTATCAAATGACAGTGAAAACTTAAAGCAAAGCTCCCAAGCATTAAGCGATGTTGTAAACCGCTTCAAGCTCGACTAA
- a CDS encoding S9 family peptidase yields MLKKIKYLSLALPMVATVFSVNAEQLTLERIFDDPSLAGKAPVQLKFSPDGSRVTYLQGKTDDYNRYDLWEYNLKDNKNRLLVDSAALFSGPENLSDEEKARRERQRIFGKGILEYKWSKDGKALLFPLNGDLYYYELASAKSRKLTDTDAFETDARFSPKGHYVSFIREQNLYALNLKTGKEIQLSNDGGGVIKNGMAEFVAQEEMGRMTGYWWSGDEAKIAYTRVDESPVKEAIRNEIYADEVKLFNQRYPFTGTDNVEIKLGVVNINNQKTDWIDLGEDKDIYIARAKWLKDNKTLSYQWQNRSQHNLELRFYNSDSKKQKVALTETSKTWINLHFDLEFLNDKKHFVWASERDGFKHLYLYRTNGEMIRQITQGDWVVDSLKGIDEKKGIVYFAGRKDTALESHLYSVPLFKKGEIKRVTELGAYHNVVIAKDNKTFIDNSSSVNKPGSAALRKINGDFITWLEENKLDKSHPLTPYLADLITPEYGTLTAEDGQIMHYRLFKPTNYQDGKKHPVIVNVYGGPHAQRVTNSWRSKNLYFQYMAQQGYVIFQLDNRGSYNRGKKFEDVIYKHLGVAEVADQIKGVEFLRTLDYVDPERIGIYGHSYGGYMALMTMFKAGDYFKAGVSGAPVTDWALYDTHYTERYVGHPATNAKGYEASAVFPYAEGLKGPLMIYHGMADDNVLFTHATKLFKQLQDQEKQFEMMTYPGSKHSLRGKSVQTHLHQTITSFFNRHFNVE; encoded by the coding sequence GTGCTAAAAAAAATTAAATATCTCTCACTTGCCCTGCCAATGGTTGCAACGGTATTCAGTGTAAACGCAGAACAACTCACCCTAGAACGTATTTTTGATGATCCAAGCCTAGCTGGTAAAGCGCCTGTACAATTAAAGTTTTCACCTGATGGAAGTCGAGTTACTTACCTACAAGGTAAAACAGATGACTATAACCGCTACGATTTATGGGAATACAATCTAAAAGATAACAAAAATCGTCTACTGGTTGACTCCGCAGCATTATTTTCAGGCCCAGAAAATTTATCTGATGAAGAAAAAGCACGTCGTGAACGTCAGCGTATTTTTGGTAAAGGCATTTTAGAATACAAATGGTCAAAAGATGGAAAGGCACTCCTTTTTCCACTTAATGGTGATCTTTACTACTACGAACTTGCCTCAGCTAAAAGCCGCAAGTTAACGGACACTGACGCATTTGAAACCGATGCACGTTTCTCACCAAAAGGCCATTATGTATCCTTTATCCGTGAGCAAAATCTTTACGCACTTAATTTAAAAACGGGTAAAGAAATCCAATTAAGTAACGATGGCGGTGGCGTAATTAAAAACGGCATGGCTGAATTTGTTGCGCAAGAAGAAATGGGCCGTATGACGGGCTACTGGTGGTCAGGTGATGAAGCAAAAATTGCCTATACCCGTGTTGATGAAAGCCCTGTAAAAGAAGCCATTCGTAACGAAATTTACGCAGATGAAGTAAAGCTTTTTAATCAACGCTATCCGTTCACTGGCACTGATAATGTTGAAATAAAACTTGGCGTAGTAAATATCAACAATCAAAAAACTGATTGGATTGACTTAGGTGAAGATAAAGACATCTACATCGCTCGAGCTAAGTGGTTAAAAGATAACAAAACCTTGTCATATCAGTGGCAAAACCGTTCACAACACAATTTAGAGCTGCGTTTTTATAATAGCGATAGTAAAAAACAAAAAGTCGCATTAACAGAAACCAGCAAAACGTGGATAAACCTACACTTTGATCTTGAGTTCTTAAATGATAAAAAGCATTTTGTTTGGGCATCTGAACGCGATGGTTTTAAACACCTATATTTATACCGCACAAACGGTGAAATGATCCGCCAAATCACGCAAGGTGATTGGGTTGTTGACAGCTTAAAAGGGATTGATGAGAAAAAAGGCATCGTTTATTTTGCAGGTCGTAAAGACACAGCACTTGAGAGCCACCTTTACAGCGTACCGCTATTCAAAAAAGGCGAAATCAAGCGCGTAACTGAGCTAGGTGCTTACCACAATGTGGTAATTGCTAAAGATAATAAAACCTTTATCGATAACAGCTCATCAGTGAATAAGCCAGGCTCTGCTGCGTTACGTAAAATCAATGGTGATTTCATCACTTGGCTTGAAGAAAACAAGTTAGATAAGTCGCATCCATTAACGCCTTACCTAGCTGATTTGATCACCCCAGAATACGGCACGTTAACGGCTGAAGACGGGCAAATCATGCATTACCGTTTATTCAAGCCTACTAACTACCAAGACGGTAAAAAGCACCCAGTTATAGTTAACGTGTATGGCGGCCCTCACGCTCAGCGCGTAACGAACAGCTGGCGCAGCAAAAACTTGTACTTCCAGTACATGGCGCAACAAGGCTATGTTATTTTCCAACTTGATAACCGTGGCTCATACAACCGTGGTAAAAAGTTTGAAGATGTGATTTATAAGCACTTAGGTGTTGCTGAAGTTGCTGACCAAATCAAAGGTGTCGAGTTCTTACGCACTCTTGATTACGTTGACCCTGAGCGTATTGGTATTTATGGCCACAGCTACGGTGGTTACATGGCGCTTATGACCATGTTTAAAGCGGGCGACTACTTTAAAGCCGGTGTTTCTGGTGCGCCAGTAACTGATTGGGCACTGTACGATACGCACTACACTGAACGTTATGTCGGTCACCCTGCAACTAACGCGAAAGGTTACGAAGCAAGTGCCGTATTCCCCTATGCTGAAGGCTTAAAAGGCCCGTTGATGATTTATCACGGTATGGCGGATGATAACGTGTTATTCACTCACGCCACTAAGTTGTTCAAACAACTGCAAGATCAAGAAAAGCAATTCGAAATGATGACTTACCCTGGCTCAAAACACAGTTTACGTGGCAAGAGCGTGCAAACGCACTTACACCAAACCATCACAAGTTTCTTCAACCGACACTTTAACGTTGAGTAA